The Brassica oleracea var. oleracea cultivar TO1000 chromosome C6, BOL, whole genome shotgun sequence genome includes a region encoding these proteins:
- the LOC106298961 gene encoding mitogen-activated protein kinase homolog D5-like, producing MEPIPNDAKYVRYNISGNIFEVPAKYKPPIMTLGSGGYGLVCSAVNSESNETVAIKKIMHACENPIQAKRTLREIKLLRHLEHENIVGIKDIIVPPQRDFFEDVYIAFEMMDSDLYKVITSYEKLTKDHYQYFLYQILRGLKYIHSANVLHRDLKPSNLLVSVKCELKICDFGLARAASETCAMTEYVTTRWYRAPELLLNSSTYTTAIDMWSVGCIFLELMTGRPLFPGRDHVHQFCLILELIGSPTEYDIGSLNDSAKQYLRQLPWFDRQSFYLKFPNVPYSAIDLVEKMLKFDPRQRISVEDALAHPFLETLHDITDEPVCTKPFDVDLEEHPLAVEQIKELIYQEALAFNAVQQQLKRKSDFAL from the exons ATGGAACCAATACCTAACGATGCTAAGTATGTACGATACAACATATCTGGCAATATCTTCGAAGTCCCCGCAAAGTATAAGCCACCGATCATGACTCTCGGCAGTGGTGGCTATGGCCTCGTTTG TTCGGCTGTGAACTCAGAGTCCAATGAGACAGTAGCAATAAAGAAAATCATGCATGCATGTGAAAACCCAATCCAGGCAAAGAGAACTCTCCGTGAAATCAAGCTTCTTCGTCACTTAGAGCATGAAAAC ATTGTTGGAATCAAAGATATAATAGTGCCTCCTCAGAGAGATTTTTTTGAAGATGTTTACATTGCTTTTGAAATGATGGACAGTGACCTTTATAAAGTCATAACATCCTATGAAAAACTAACCAAAGATCATTACCAG TATTTCTTGTATCAAATCCTGCGCGGATTAAAGTACATTCATTCGGCCAATGTGTTACATAGAGATTTAAAACCGAGCAATCTCCTTGTGAGTGTGAAATGTGAGTTAAAGATCTGTGATTTTGGGCTTGCACGTGCGGCTTCAGAGACTTGTGCAATGACTGAGTACGTTACCACAAGATGGTACCGTGCACCAGAGCTTCTATTGAACTCTTCTACTTATACCACAGCTATAGATATGTGGTCTGTGGGCTGTATATTCTTGGAGCTGATGACTGGCAGACCGCTCTTCCCCGGAAGAGATCATGTTCATCAGTTTTGTTTGATTCTTGAG TTGATAGGCTCTCCAACCGAATATGACATTGGATCGTTGAATGATAGTGCTAAGCAATACTTAAGGCAGCTTCCTTGGTTTGATCGCCAATCATTCTATCTTAAATTCCCAAATGTGCCTTATTCAGCTATTGATTTGGTGGAGAAGATGCTAAAGTTTGACCCTAGACAGAGAATCTCAG TTGAGGATGCACTAGCTCATCCATTTCTCGAGACTTTGCACGACATTACCGATGAACCAGTGTGCACGAAGCCCTTCGACGTTGATTTAGAGGAACATCCACTCGCAGTGGAGCAGATTAAGGAGTTAATCTACCAGGAAGCCCTAGCTTTCAACGCTGTACAGCAACAGTTGAAGAGGAAGAGTGACTTTGCCTTGTAA